Proteins found in one Gordonia sp. PDNC005 genomic segment:
- a CDS encoding DUF3618 domain-containing protein — MAGETERIEKEIAQAREELAKTLDQLAVRANPERLANDAKSKALALLASPPVKFGLIGVGALTVVVVIRKIVR, encoded by the coding sequence GTGGCCGGGGAAACCGAACGGATCGAGAAAGAAATCGCACAGGCGCGCGAGGAGCTGGCCAAGACGCTCGATCAGCTCGCCGTGCGCGCCAACCCCGAACGTCTCGCGAACGACGCCAAGAGCAAGGCGCTCGCGTTGCTGGCGAGCCCTCCGGTGAAGTTCGGTCTGATCGGAGTCGGCGCGCTCACTGTTGTGGTCGTGATTCGTAAGATCGTCCGCTGA
- the bcp gene encoding thioredoxin-dependent thiol peroxidase — protein MSENARLTVGDKAPEFTLLDSTEKPVSLSDYAGRKVIVYFYPAAMTPGCTKQACDFRDSLAELNGQGIDVVGISPDKPAKLAKFVERDELTFPLLSDPDKEVLTAWGAFGEKKLYGKIVQGVIRSTFLVDENGVIEAAQYNVRATGHVAKLRRDLSV, from the coding sequence ATGTCGGAGAACGCACGCCTCACCGTTGGTGACAAGGCCCCGGAATTCACCCTGCTCGACTCCACCGAGAAGCCCGTGTCGCTCTCGGACTACGCAGGTCGCAAGGTGATCGTCTACTTCTACCCCGCCGCCATGACACCGGGCTGCACCAAGCAGGCGTGCGACTTCCGCGACAGTCTCGCCGAACTCAACGGTCAGGGCATCGACGTCGTCGGCATCTCCCCCGACAAACCCGCCAAGCTCGCCAAGTTCGTCGAACGCGACGAGCTGACGTTCCCGCTGCTCAGCGATCCCGACAAGGAAGTGCTGACAGCGTGGGGCGCATTCGGCGAGAAGAAGCTGTACGGAAAGATCGTCCAGGGCGTCATCCGATCGACATTCCTCGTCGATGAGAACGGCGTCATCGAAGCCGCTCAGTACAACGTGCGCGCCACCGGCCACGTCGCCAAGTTGCGCCGCGACCTCTCGGTCTAG
- a CDS encoding type I polyketide synthase codes for MTLDQFRTGDRATSTDDGSTSLIDRFAAGECYAISFGGQGGPWLPTLAELVADADLGRRITAIVDSAARSLGPVADRLAAAGGDRFAPAEWIAAVDEDRAVPTDAELAAAELSVPGILLAQIAAIANLSKQGLDPSRLPASAVIGHSQGLLAAEAITTAEHPREADDAALLAIAQLMGAAATVTARRLGLLGSADQTTEGTSPMVAVNGVPPREIDAMLEEYRASLPTGTSGLPTVAIVNNRRSIVLAGSPRHLTGFQALCARRATAEAADRKAKLTGGKPFAPTFEELAVTVPFHHPDLAPAVDLVVEWAGLSGLDPEFAGRLATRILVDPVDWVDQIGDAVASGASWIIDFGPADLGARLAAPLVRGQGVGVIAAATRRGQRSLFVPGSAPAVARPWSAFSPRLVSLPTGRTVVDTAFTRLTGRSPMLLAGMTPTTVDPAIVAAAANAGHWAELAGGGQVTEEIFASNVAKLTDLLDENRQVQFNSLFLDPYLWKLQLGGKRLVQKARAQGAPFDGVIITAGIPELDEAVDLVGELNDAGLHYVAFKPGTVDQIRAVIRIAIAVPQFPVIVQIEGGRAGGHHSWEDLDDLLLATYGELRDRPNVVVCVGGGIGTPERASEYLTGEWSARYDYPSMPLDGILIGTAAMATLEATTSPEVKQMLVDTEGCDTWIGAGHSEAGMASGRSQLGADIHEIDNSASRCGRLLDEVAGDADAVAERRDEIIAAMERTAKPYFGDVSTMTYLEWLTRFAELAVGADGEYAWADITWEKRFVDMLRRTEARMHHLDTGEFESLFGVRVDDAHGAIARLTETFPAVEADILHPADVAFFLEQCRTPGKPVNFVPVIDKDVRRWWRSDSLWQAHDARYSADEVCIIPGTVAVSGITRVDEPVGDLLNRFEDQVVTDLRTSGEQAQVVAARRRRGIVSESGPLSILIEAEDVLWAGRQVRNPIALLGDREAWTVYDGEYAEHSTGAMIAYVPDAETADDEIRLDLVIPVSGSILRIPFTGDLKVVDGGSPRVTTAGAADAMRDLLAVAAGGDLLALTDGATTGTVAWRADSVADHSGATSSGLPTRLGATTPSSPNGFAVPDALVVACWPTVFSVIGGVSTDDGLPVVEGLLDLVHLDHAITLEAALPTVDTDLTVAARCVGVSDADVGRVVEVEVTVTDGDTPIAQLVERFAIRGRTGAASLADPVRAGGALREERTGTRKHLRSVTVNAPSRMHGFAVVSGDRNPIHTDPLAARLAGLGDPIVHGMWLSALAQQVVTASDSGQPTPAPRALLGWTARYLGMVRLGDAVDVRVDRVGIDSGREVIEVTAKVDDELVMAATGLLAAPRTVYAFPGQGIQSKGMGLEARSRSAAARDIWDRADKHTRETLGFSILAVVRDNPTTLVANGERYFHPDGVLFLTQFTQVAMATLGVAQIAELREAGAYVEDSITCGHSVGEYNALAACAGVLPLEAVLEVVFQRGSAMHHLVPRDAKGRSDYRLAAIRPSQFGLADADVEAFVSGIGTDADEFLQVVNLNLLGSQYAIAGTVRGLELLEAEIDRRRAEFGGKRAFILVPGIDVPFHSTVLRAGVPEFRGKLDELLPEVIDPDILVGNYIPNLVPRLFNLGRDFVQEIADLVPSEPLDAVLADWESWEARPAELARVILIELLAWQFASPVRWIETQDLLFSTVEQGGLGIDRFVEVGVKSAPTLTGLARNTLKLPPYGAAVTEVLNAQTDEQLLRAEDSAPEPVEDPDEGDTAPVEAAVEAAPVEAAPVAAAPVAAAAGPRPDDITFGPADAVRAVISLWTKMTPSQIGSADTIESLCDGVSSRRNQLLLDIGGELGLGAIDGAAEAEMHALAATVETMARGYKPLGDVLTDAVGDQIRKVAGPVNKRQNYIVDRVTDTWQLGGGWAQHTLVAVALGSRDGASVRGGDLGDLLESAVTTVNDLDNLIDRAVRSVGAARGISVELPAAGGAAGGAVDSAALDALAEHMGGKDGVLAATANTILAKLGLTSTASTEEILDDPNAVAAQRISDELGADWVRTVTPSFDEQRAVLLDDRWASAREDLARLWLLDESAVDADHDRIVGRMAGAGTTVAEHATWWQGKALHRGFRVHARLFAAIAEAAESTQSGVFADDVAVVTGASPDSIAASVVGELLGGGATVIATTSRLSSERLGFYKELYRDHASHGAALWVVPANLASYVDVDAVVEWIGTEQTENLGATTGVIKEAMTPTLLFPFAAPRVAGDLTDAGGRAEMEMKVLLWSVERMIAGLGAIGADHDLDSRLHVVLPGSPNRGMFGGDGAYGESKAALDALVTRWGAEESWGSRTTIAHALIGWVRGTGLMGGNDGMVAAVEAAGVRTWSTEEMAGELVSLCTADKRAQARVEPIVADLTAGLDPNIDLKALAKVAAAESADEPESDVDEPVNPLVAALPFPARADLPTAHEWPEITARPEDMVVIVGAGEVGPYGSSRTRFEMEVDEKLSAAGVLELAWNTGLVTWEETPKPGWYDVESGDPVAEADIADRYHDEVVARCGIRRYVDEGAMVDNSSPLLESVFLDEDLTFTVPNEAAARAFASADPERTRIVATDSGDWSVTRLAGTEIRVPRRFELSRTVGGQIPTGFDPVRWGVSPDMAESVDRVALWNLVATVDAFITAGLTPSELMRWVHPGLVANTQGTGMGGMTSMRSLYVDTLLGESKANDILQEALPNVVAAHVVQSYIGSYGAMIHPVAACATAAVSVEEGADKIRLGKALFAVAGGFDDVGIEGIVGFGDMSATADSAAMKAKGIDERRYSRANDRRRSGFVESAGGGTVLLARGDVAAQLGLPVLGVVAWAQSFGDGVHTSIPAPGLGALGAARGQKMSPLATSLASLGVSPDDVAVVSKHDTSTRANDPNESELHERLAGAIGRGDGAPLFVVSQKSLTGHAKGGAAAFQLIGLCQVLRDGVVPPNRSLDCVDDKMAEYPHLVWPRETLRMGERFPLKAGLLTSLGFGHVSGLIAVVHPEAFVSSLDETSRADYRRAAAARLRDGQQRLLSAMCGGDPAYQRPADRRLGDGDEHTAEASLLLNPEVRLDAQGSYA; via the coding sequence GTGACCCTCGACCAGTTCCGCACCGGTGATCGAGCAACCTCAACCGACGACGGTTCGACGAGTCTGATCGACCGCTTCGCGGCCGGCGAGTGCTATGCGATCAGCTTCGGCGGGCAGGGCGGGCCGTGGCTGCCGACACTTGCCGAGCTCGTCGCCGACGCCGATCTGGGCCGACGGATCACCGCGATCGTCGACTCCGCTGCGCGCTCCCTGGGGCCTGTCGCCGACCGTCTCGCCGCTGCCGGCGGCGACCGTTTCGCCCCCGCGGAGTGGATCGCCGCTGTCGACGAGGACCGGGCGGTCCCGACCGACGCCGAACTCGCCGCCGCCGAATTGTCGGTCCCGGGCATCCTCCTCGCTCAGATCGCGGCCATCGCCAACCTGTCGAAGCAGGGTCTCGACCCGAGCAGGCTCCCGGCGAGCGCCGTCATCGGTCACTCGCAGGGGCTCCTCGCCGCAGAGGCCATCACCACCGCCGAACATCCCCGCGAAGCCGACGACGCGGCTCTCCTCGCGATCGCCCAGCTCATGGGGGCAGCGGCCACTGTCACCGCCCGCCGCCTCGGGCTGCTCGGCTCGGCGGATCAGACCACCGAGGGCACCTCGCCGATGGTCGCGGTCAACGGCGTCCCGCCGCGTGAGATCGACGCCATGCTCGAGGAGTACCGCGCGTCGCTGCCCACCGGGACATCAGGACTGCCGACCGTTGCGATCGTCAACAACCGACGGTCGATCGTTCTCGCGGGGTCGCCGCGTCACCTGACCGGATTCCAAGCGCTCTGTGCACGTCGTGCAACGGCCGAAGCCGCCGACCGCAAGGCCAAACTGACCGGCGGGAAGCCGTTCGCGCCGACCTTCGAGGAACTGGCCGTCACCGTGCCGTTCCACCATCCCGATCTTGCACCCGCGGTTGACCTCGTCGTCGAATGGGCCGGCCTCTCCGGACTCGACCCGGAGTTCGCCGGCCGTCTCGCCACCCGCATCCTCGTCGACCCCGTCGACTGGGTGGACCAGATCGGCGACGCAGTGGCCTCCGGCGCATCGTGGATCATCGACTTCGGTCCAGCCGATCTCGGCGCTCGGCTCGCCGCACCCCTGGTCCGTGGACAGGGCGTCGGTGTCATCGCCGCGGCCACCCGTCGTGGCCAGCGCAGTCTGTTCGTTCCGGGTAGCGCCCCGGCCGTCGCGCGGCCATGGTCGGCCTTCTCGCCGCGTCTGGTGTCGTTGCCGACCGGACGCACCGTCGTAGACACCGCTTTCACTCGACTCACGGGCCGATCGCCCATGCTGTTGGCGGGTATGACCCCGACAACCGTCGATCCCGCGATCGTCGCCGCGGCGGCAAACGCGGGCCACTGGGCCGAGCTCGCCGGTGGCGGACAGGTGACCGAGGAGATCTTCGCGTCCAACGTCGCCAAACTCACCGACCTGCTCGACGAGAACCGCCAGGTCCAGTTCAACTCGTTGTTCCTCGACCCCTACTTGTGGAAGCTCCAGCTCGGCGGCAAGCGCCTCGTGCAGAAGGCACGCGCACAGGGTGCACCGTTCGACGGTGTCATCATCACCGCGGGCATCCCCGAGCTCGACGAGGCGGTGGATCTCGTCGGTGAACTGAACGACGCGGGCCTGCACTACGTCGCCTTCAAGCCGGGCACCGTCGACCAGATCCGCGCGGTCATCCGCATCGCGATCGCAGTGCCCCAGTTCCCGGTCATCGTCCAGATCGAAGGCGGGCGCGCAGGTGGCCACCACTCGTGGGAAGACCTCGACGACCTGCTCCTCGCGACCTACGGCGAACTCCGCGACCGGCCGAACGTCGTCGTCTGCGTCGGCGGCGGCATCGGGACTCCCGAACGCGCGTCGGAGTACCTGACCGGCGAATGGTCCGCCCGGTACGACTACCCGTCGATGCCGCTGGACGGCATCCTGATCGGCACCGCCGCCATGGCGACGCTCGAGGCCACCACCTCACCCGAGGTGAAGCAGATGCTCGTCGACACCGAAGGTTGCGACACCTGGATCGGCGCAGGCCACAGCGAGGCAGGCATGGCTTCGGGGCGCAGCCAGCTCGGCGCCGACATCCACGAGATCGACAACTCGGCGTCGCGCTGCGGTCGCCTCCTCGACGAGGTCGCAGGCGACGCGGACGCGGTGGCCGAGCGGCGTGACGAGATCATCGCCGCGATGGAACGCACAGCCAAGCCGTACTTCGGCGACGTCAGCACCATGACCTACCTCGAGTGGCTCACCCGTTTCGCCGAGCTCGCAGTGGGCGCCGACGGCGAGTACGCATGGGCCGACATCACGTGGGAGAAGCGTTTCGTCGACATGCTGCGTCGCACTGAGGCCCGCATGCACCATCTCGACACCGGCGAGTTCGAGTCGTTGTTCGGTGTCCGGGTAGACGACGCACACGGTGCGATCGCTCGCCTGACCGAGACCTTCCCCGCCGTTGAGGCCGACATCCTGCATCCCGCCGATGTGGCGTTCTTCCTCGAGCAGTGCCGTACGCCGGGCAAGCCCGTCAACTTCGTCCCCGTCATCGACAAGGACGTCCGGCGTTGGTGGCGTTCGGACTCCCTCTGGCAGGCGCACGACGCGCGCTACTCCGCAGACGAGGTCTGCATCATCCCCGGAACCGTCGCAGTGTCCGGCATCACCCGAGTCGACGAACCGGTCGGCGATCTGTTGAACCGGTTCGAGGACCAGGTGGTCACGGATCTGCGCACCTCCGGCGAGCAGGCCCAGGTCGTCGCCGCACGTCGTCGGCGCGGCATCGTCAGCGAGTCCGGGCCGCTCAGCATTCTGATCGAAGCTGAAGACGTGCTCTGGGCGGGCCGCCAGGTCCGCAATCCCATCGCTCTCCTCGGTGACCGCGAGGCGTGGACCGTGTACGACGGTGAGTACGCCGAGCACTCCACGGGCGCGATGATCGCCTACGTCCCGGACGCCGAGACCGCGGACGACGAGATCCGTCTCGACCTGGTGATCCCGGTGTCCGGCTCGATCCTGCGCATCCCGTTCACCGGCGACCTCAAGGTGGTCGACGGCGGCAGCCCCCGCGTCACCACCGCGGGCGCCGCCGATGCCATGCGCGACCTGCTCGCCGTCGCCGCGGGCGGCGATCTGCTCGCTCTCACCGACGGCGCGACCACCGGTACCGTCGCGTGGCGCGCCGATTCGGTCGCCGATCACAGCGGCGCGACGTCGTCGGGTCTTCCGACTCGACTCGGCGCGACCACGCCGTCGTCGCCCAACGGATTTGCGGTGCCCGACGCGCTCGTCGTGGCCTGCTGGCCGACGGTGTTCAGCGTCATCGGCGGAGTCTCGACCGATGACGGCCTACCGGTTGTCGAAGGGCTGCTCGACCTGGTCCACCTGGATCACGCCATCACCCTGGAGGCGGCGCTCCCGACAGTCGACACGGACCTGACCGTTGCCGCGCGCTGCGTCGGCGTCAGTGACGCCGACGTGGGACGCGTCGTCGAAGTCGAGGTGACCGTCACCGACGGCGACACCCCGATCGCCCAGCTCGTCGAGCGCTTCGCCATCCGCGGTCGCACCGGCGCCGCGAGCCTGGCCGACCCGGTCCGGGCCGGCGGTGCGCTCCGCGAGGAGCGGACCGGCACCCGTAAGCACCTGCGATCGGTGACGGTGAACGCACCGTCCCGGATGCACGGCTTCGCCGTCGTCTCGGGCGACCGCAACCCCATCCACACCGATCCACTCGCGGCACGCCTGGCCGGACTCGGCGACCCGATCGTCCACGGCATGTGGCTGTCGGCGCTCGCACAGCAGGTCGTGACCGCCTCCGACTCCGGTCAGCCGACCCCCGCACCACGTGCTCTGCTCGGCTGGACCGCGCGCTACCTCGGCATGGTCCGTCTCGGCGACGCCGTCGACGTCCGTGTCGACCGTGTGGGAATCGACTCCGGTCGAGAGGTCATCGAGGTGACCGCCAAGGTCGACGATGAGCTCGTGATGGCGGCCACCGGACTGCTCGCCGCGCCGCGGACCGTTTACGCGTTCCCCGGCCAGGGCATTCAGAGCAAGGGCATGGGCCTGGAGGCCCGATCGCGCAGTGCCGCGGCCCGTGACATCTGGGACCGTGCCGACAAGCACACCCGCGAGACGCTCGGCTTCTCCATCCTCGCGGTGGTCCGCGACAACCCGACAACACTCGTCGCCAACGGTGAACGCTACTTCCATCCGGACGGCGTGCTGTTCCTGACGCAGTTCACCCAGGTCGCGATGGCCACGCTCGGCGTCGCGCAGATCGCTGAACTGCGTGAGGCGGGCGCGTACGTCGAAGACTCGATCACCTGCGGTCACTCGGTCGGCGAGTACAACGCGCTCGCCGCCTGCGCCGGTGTGCTGCCTCTCGAAGCAGTCCTCGAAGTCGTGTTCCAGCGCGGCAGCGCCATGCATCACCTGGTTCCCCGTGACGCGAAGGGCCGAAGCGACTACCGTCTCGCGGCGATCCGGCCGAGCCAGTTCGGTCTGGCCGACGCCGACGTCGAGGCGTTCGTCTCCGGAATCGGCACCGATGCAGACGAGTTCCTGCAGGTGGTCAACCTCAACCTGCTCGGGTCGCAGTACGCGATTGCCGGCACCGTCCGCGGGCTCGAACTGCTTGAGGCCGAGATCGATCGGCGTCGCGCCGAGTTCGGCGGCAAGCGGGCGTTCATCCTCGTCCCCGGAATCGACGTGCCGTTCCACTCGACCGTTCTGCGCGCCGGGGTGCCGGAGTTCCGCGGCAAGCTCGACGAACTCCTGCCGGAGGTCATCGACCCCGACATCCTCGTCGGCAACTACATCCCGAATCTCGTTCCTCGCCTGTTCAACCTGGGTCGCGACTTCGTCCAGGAGATCGCCGACCTGGTTCCGTCCGAGCCCCTCGACGCCGTTCTGGCCGACTGGGAGTCGTGGGAGGCACGTCCGGCCGAACTCGCCCGTGTCATCCTCATCGAGCTCCTGGCGTGGCAGTTCGCCAGCCCAGTCCGATGGATCGAGACGCAGGACCTGCTGTTCTCGACAGTCGAACAGGGCGGACTCGGGATCGACCGCTTCGTCGAGGTCGGCGTCAAGTCGGCCCCGACGCTGACCGGCCTCGCTCGCAACACGCTCAAGCTGCCTCCGTACGGCGCAGCCGTCACCGAGGTACTGAACGCGCAGACCGACGAGCAGCTCCTGCGCGCCGAGGACAGTGCCCCCGAACCGGTCGAGGACCCCGATGAAGGTGATACGGCCCCGGTCGAGGCGGCCGTCGAAGCCGCACCTGTGGAGGCCGCACCCGTCGCCGCCGCGCCTGTCGCAGCAGCCGCCGGGCCGCGCCCGGACGACATCACGTTCGGCCCCGCCGACGCGGTCCGCGCAGTCATCTCCCTCTGGACCAAGATGACGCCGTCCCAGATCGGCTCAGCCGACACGATCGAGTCGCTGTGCGACGGGGTGTCGTCGCGTCGCAACCAGCTGCTGCTCGACATCGGCGGTGAGCTCGGTCTCGGCGCCATCGACGGCGCCGCGGAGGCGGAGATGCACGCTCTCGCGGCGACCGTCGAGACGATGGCACGCGGGTACAAGCCGCTCGGCGATGTCTTGACCGATGCCGTCGGCGATCAGATCCGCAAGGTTGCCGGACCCGTCAACAAGCGTCAGAACTACATCGTCGACAGGGTCACCGACACGTGGCAGCTCGGCGGTGGATGGGCGCAGCACACACTCGTCGCGGTCGCGCTCGGTTCGCGTGACGGCGCCAGCGTGCGCGGCGGCGACCTCGGCGACCTGCTCGAGAGCGCCGTCACCACGGTGAACGATCTCGACAATCTCATCGACCGTGCGGTCCGCTCGGTCGGTGCGGCTCGCGGTATCAGCGTGGAACTGCCCGCAGCAGGCGGTGCGGCGGGAGGCGCGGTCGACTCGGCTGCCCTCGACGCCCTCGCCGAGCACATGGGCGGCAAGGACGGTGTCCTCGCGGCCACGGCCAACACGATCCTCGCCAAGCTCGGTCTCACCTCGACTGCGTCGACCGAGGAGATCCTCGACGACCCGAACGCGGTCGCCGCGCAGCGCATCAGCGATGAGCTCGGCGCCGACTGGGTCCGCACGGTCACTCCCTCGTTCGACGAGCAGCGGGCAGTCCTGCTGGACGACCGCTGGGCGAGCGCCCGCGAAGACCTCGCACGTCTGTGGCTGCTCGACGAGAGCGCCGTCGACGCCGACCACGACCGCATCGTCGGTCGGATGGCCGGAGCGGGAACGACCGTCGCCGAGCACGCCACCTGGTGGCAGGGCAAGGCGCTTCATCGTGGCTTCCGCGTGCACGCCCGCCTGTTCGCGGCGATCGCCGAAGCCGCAGAGTCCACGCAGTCCGGCGTGTTCGCCGACGACGTCGCCGTCGTCACCGGTGCGTCGCCCGACTCCATCGCCGCGTCCGTCGTCGGCGAACTGCTGGGCGGGGGAGCGACAGTCATCGCGACCACCTCGCGCCTGAGCAGCGAGCGTCTCGGGTTCTACAAGGAGCTCTACCGCGACCACGCGAGCCACGGTGCAGCGCTCTGGGTGGTGCCTGCCAATCTCGCGTCGTACGTCGACGTGGACGCCGTCGTCGAGTGGATCGGCACCGAGCAGACCGAGAACCTCGGTGCCACCACGGGTGTCATCAAGGAGGCCATGACGCCGACTCTGCTGTTCCCGTTCGCCGCCCCGCGCGTCGCGGGCGACCTCACCGACGCCGGTGGTCGCGCGGAGATGGAGATGAAGGTCCTCCTGTGGTCCGTGGAACGGATGATCGCAGGTCTCGGCGCCATCGGCGCAGATCACGATCTCGATTCGCGACTCCATGTGGTCCTGCCGGGCTCGCCCAACCGCGGCATGTTCGGCGGTGACGGCGCGTACGGCGAATCGAAGGCCGCGCTCGACGCTCTCGTCACCCGCTGGGGTGCCGAGGAGTCGTGGGGATCGCGCACCACGATCGCGCACGCCCTCATCGGTTGGGTTCGCGGGACCGGCCTCATGGGTGGCAACGACGGCATGGTCGCCGCAGTGGAGGCAGCAGGCGTCCGCACGTGGAGCACCGAGGAGATGGCGGGTGAACTCGTGTCGCTGTGCACCGCGGACAAGCGAGCGCAGGCTCGGGTGGAGCCGATCGTGGCCGACCTGACCGCGGGACTCGACCCGAACATCGATCTCAAGGCGTTGGCGAAGGTCGCAGCCGCCGAGTCTGCCGACGAGCCGGAGTCGGACGTCGACGAGCCGGTCAACCCGCTGGTCGCGGCGCTCCCGTTCCCGGCACGCGCCGATCTGCCGACCGCCCACGAGTGGCCGGAGATCACTGCGCGTCCCGAGGACATGGTGGTCATCGTCGGTGCGGGCGAGGTGGGCCCGTACGGCTCGTCGCGCACCCGTTTCGAGATGGAGGTCGACGAGAAGCTGTCGGCGGCGGGTGTCCTCGAACTCGCGTGGAACACCGGCCTGGTCACCTGGGAGGAGACTCCGAAGCCGGGCTGGTACGACGTGGAGTCGGGCGACCCGGTCGCCGAGGCGGACATCGCCGACCGCTACCACGACGAGGTCGTCGCTCGGTGCGGCATCCGTCGATACGTCGATGAGGGCGCGATGGTCGACAACTCGTCGCCGCTGCTGGAGTCGGTCTTCCTCGACGAGGACCTGACGTTCACCGTTCCGAACGAGGCCGCTGCTCGGGCGTTCGCATCGGCCGATCCGGAGCGGACGCGCATCGTGGCGACTGATTCGGGCGACTGGAGTGTGACCCGCCTGGCGGGCACCGAGATCCGCGTCCCGCGTCGGTTCGAACTCTCGCGCACCGTCGGCGGACAGATCCCGACGGGCTTCGACCCGGTCCGCTGGGGCGTCTCGCCCGACATGGCGGAATCGGTCGACCGCGTCGCACTGTGGAATCTCGTCGCGACGGTCGACGCGTTCATCACCGCGGGCCTCACCCCGTCGGAACTGATGCGGTGGGTCCACCCGGGTCTGGTCGCCAATACTCAGGGCACCGGCATGGGTGGCATGACGTCGATGCGTTCGCTGTACGTCGACACGCTGCTCGGCGAGTCGAAGGCGAACGACATCCTGCAGGAAGCGCTGCCCAATGTGGTCGCCGCGCACGTCGTGCAGTCGTACATCGGCAGCTACGGCGCGATGATCCACCCGGTCGCCGCGTGCGCCACCGCGGCCGTGTCGGTCGAGGAGGGCGCCGACAAGATCCGCCTCGGCAAGGCGCTGTTCGCCGTGGCCGGCGGCTTCGACGACGTGGGCATCGAAGGCATCGTCGGCTTCGGCGACATGTCGGCCACCGCCGACTCGGCGGCGATGAAGGCCAAGGGAATCGACGAACGTCGCTACTCGCGAGCCAATGACCGTCGACGCAGCGGATTCGTCGAATCGGCAGGCGGTGGAACAGTGCTCCTGGCACGCGGTGACGTCGCCGCCCAGCTCGGGCTCCCGGTCCTCGGTGTGGTCGCGTGGGCGCAGAGCTTCGGCGACGGCGTGCACACGTCGATCCCGGCTCCGGGCCTCGGTGCTCTCGGTGCGGCACGCGGACAGAAGATGTCCCCGTTGGCGACATCCCTCGCCTCGCTCGGCGTGAGTCCCGACGACGTCGCGGTCGTGTCCAAGCACGACACGTCGACTCGCGCCAACGACCCGAACGAGTCGGAGCTGCACGAGCGTCTCGCCGGCGCGATCGGCCGTGGCGACGGTGCTCCGCTGTTCGTCGTCTCGCAGAAGTCGCTGACAGGCCACGCCAAGGGTGGGGCCGCAGCGTTCCAACTGATCGGCCTGTGCCAGGTGCTCCGCGACGGTGTGGTCCCTCCGAACCGCAGTCTCGACTGCGTCGACGACAAGATGGCCGAGTACCCGCACCTGGTGTGGCCGCGGGAGACACTGCGGATGGGCGAGCGCTTCCCGCTCAAGGCCGGTCTGCTGACCAGCCTCGGCTTCGGACACGTCTCCGGTCTCATCGCGGTGGTTCACCCCGAGGCGTTCGTCTCGTCGCTCGACGAGACCTCACGTGCGGACTACCGGCGCGCCGCCGCAGCTCGCCTGCGTGACGGACAGCAGCGTCTCCTCTCGGCGATGTGCGGCGGCGACCCCGCGTACCAGCGTCCGGCGGACCGTCGTCTCGGGGACGGCGACGAGCACACGGCAGAGGCCTCGCTCCTGCTGAACCCAGAGGTCCGTCTCGACGCCCAGGGCTCGTACGCATGA
- a CDS encoding holo-ACP synthase: MSIVGVGIDMVSVTEFAEQLKQPGSTFAGRFSVGERRDSADRTGADDRHLAARWAAREAVIKAWSSSRFGLAPVLPETAVNEVEVQSDAYGRPRIRLHGDLAEQIGHLRIHVSLTHDGDMAAAVAILEET, translated from the coding sequence ATGAGCATCGTCGGAGTCGGCATCGACATGGTGTCGGTGACCGAGTTCGCCGAGCAGCTCAAGCAGCCCGGTTCGACGTTCGCCGGCCGTTTCTCGGTCGGCGAGCGTCGGGATTCGGCCGACCGAACCGGTGCCGACGATCGTCACCTCGCGGCGCGCTGGGCGGCGCGTGAAGCCGTGATCAAGGCGTGGTCGTCGAGCCGGTTCGGTCTGGCGCCGGTGCTGCCGGAGACGGCCGTCAATGAGGTGGAGGTGCAGTCGGACGCCTATGGCCGCCCGCGCATCCGCCTGCACGGCGACCTCGCCGAGCAGATCGGACATCTGCGCATCCATGTTTCGCTGACGCACGACGGCGACATGGCCGCCGCGGTCGCGATCCTCGAGGAGACCTGA
- a CDS encoding TetR family transcriptional regulator, protein MELVPRKRPTQERSRRTFDSILSSAREVLIDVGFESLTCEQIAQRADLPIGTIYQYFANKYVVVCELDRQDTTAVSNELSAFAAEIPSLKWPELLEKFLDHLAELWRTDPSRRAVWLAVQSTPATRATASITEKILAEQVARILAPLTPTSERQRRQMMAEVLVHASYSLLSFSVQEPHDHQKVVGELKRMLAGYLLLEDAVSR, encoded by the coding sequence GTGGAACTCGTCCCACGCAAGCGTCCGACCCAGGAGCGGAGTCGGCGCACGTTCGACTCCATCCTGTCGTCCGCGCGCGAGGTGCTCATCGACGTCGGATTCGAATCGTTGACATGCGAACAGATCGCCCAGCGCGCCGACCTTCCGATCGGCACCATCTACCAGTACTTCGCCAACAAGTACGTCGTGGTGTGTGAACTCGACCGGCAGGACACGACCGCCGTCAGCAACGAGCTGTCGGCATTCGCCGCCGAGATCCCGTCGCTCAAGTGGCCTGAACTGCTGGAGAAGTTCCTCGATCACCTCGCAGAACTGTGGCGCACGGACCCGTCGCGGCGAGCAGTGTGGCTGGCCGTGCAGTCGACGCCTGCGACGCGCGCGACCGCGTCGATCACCGAGAAGATCCTCGCCGAACAGGTCGCGCGGATCCTGGCGCCGCTCACACCGACCTCAGAACGGCAGCGGCGCCAGATGATGGCCGAGGTCCTGGTCCACGCGTCGTACTCGCTGCTGAGTTTCTCCGTGCAGGAGCCGCACGATCACCAGAAGGTGGTCGGCGAACTCAAGCGGATGCTCGCAGGCTATCTGCTCCTCGAGGACGCCGTCAGCCGCTGA